Proteins encoded within one genomic window of Lysinibacillus louembei:
- the nadB gene encoding L-aspartate oxidase: MCKTDVLIIGSGIAALQAARILGQHFHVQLVTKSSVVTSSSYRAQGGIAAVTTQIDDINYHIHDTMLAGEYHHTSNVETLIKDGAQLIDTLLQQGLPVDRYANGEPILGLEGAHSHHRILHAGGDQTGKYFIHYLLERLPVTVTINDYEMVYELLFNKNGDCIGALTRGKQGTKCYLAHHIVIASGGAGALYNCTSNFSTNTGDGIALAYMAGAAISDMEFMQFHPTLLWCNGEAKGLISEAVRGAGAIFVDAARQPTMKGLDLAPRHITAHTLFVKRLAGEETFLDISMIEKFEEKFPSITKLCADNGISLQDGLIPVAPGSHFLMGGIVADSSGQTSIPSLYAVGEVACTGVHGANRLASNSLLEAITFGQRMAQTIIQKGLHQQNFMIEQSNSDIVMPHLFTKEQLQQKMMKALGIVRNHSSLQEFLQQMPSLQTLLSANRDSLPCEQIELSMMHIVAILMAKAALTRTETRGAHIRTDYPFTDTKWTKRWIVFSQGQMEVRNSLYEHNQARGNAEAIFQ; the protein is encoded by the coding sequence ATGTGCAAAACAGATGTTCTTATAATCGGCAGTGGCATTGCTGCACTTCAAGCTGCTCGCATATTAGGGCAACATTTTCATGTACAGCTTGTCACAAAGTCTTCTGTAGTAACAAGTAGCTCCTATAGGGCACAGGGAGGCATTGCGGCTGTTACAACACAAATAGACGATATTAATTATCATATTCACGACACAATGCTCGCTGGTGAATATCATCACACATCGAATGTTGAAACATTAATAAAAGATGGCGCACAGCTCATTGACACACTTTTACAGCAAGGGCTTCCTGTTGACCGCTATGCAAATGGTGAGCCTATCCTCGGTTTAGAAGGTGCACATAGCCATCACCGTATTTTACACGCTGGCGGAGATCAGACAGGTAAGTATTTTATTCATTATTTACTAGAACGACTGCCGGTTACTGTGACAATCAATGATTATGAAATGGTGTATGAACTATTATTCAATAAAAATGGGGACTGCATTGGTGCATTAACACGAGGCAAGCAAGGTACAAAATGCTACCTTGCTCATCATATCGTTATCGCTTCGGGTGGTGCGGGAGCCCTTTATAACTGTACCTCTAATTTTTCTACAAACACTGGTGATGGCATTGCACTTGCCTATATGGCAGGCGCAGCTATTAGCGATATGGAATTTATGCAATTTCACCCTACTTTATTATGGTGCAATGGTGAAGCAAAGGGGCTTATTTCCGAGGCTGTACGTGGAGCAGGAGCAATTTTTGTTGATGCGGCAAGACAGCCGACTATGAAAGGACTTGATTTGGCACCTCGCCATATCACAGCACACACATTATTTGTAAAGCGGCTTGCTGGAGAAGAAACTTTTTTAGATATTTCGATGATTGAGAAATTTGAGGAAAAGTTCCCGTCTATTACAAAGCTATGTGCTGACAATGGGATATCTTTACAAGATGGCTTAATCCCTGTTGCACCAGGCAGCCATTTTTTAATGGGTGGCATTGTCGCAGATAGTTCAGGGCAAACATCTATCCCTTCTTTATATGCGGTAGGAGAAGTCGCTTGTACAGGGGTTCATGGTGCAAATCGACTTGCAAGCAACTCGTTATTAGAGGCAATTACTTTTGGACAGCGTATGGCACAAACAATTATCCAAAAAGGCCTACATCAACAAAACTTTATGATTGAACAAAGCAACAGCGATATAGTCATGCCGCATTTATTTACAAAAGAGCAGCTTCAACAAAAGATGATGAAAGCACTAGGAATCGTGAGAAACCATTCCTCGTTGCAAGAGTTTTTACAACAAATGCCGTCTTTACAAACGCTACTTTCTGCGAATCGTGACAGCTTACCATGTGAACAAATCGAGCTTTCTATGATGCATATTGTAGCTATATTAATGGCGAAAGCGGCGCTAACTCGCACAGAAACACGAGGGGCGCATATTCGCACCGATTATCCTTTTACAGATACAAAATGGACAAAGCGCTGGATTGTTTTTTCACAAGGTCAAATGGAAGTGAGGAATTCTTTATATGAACATAATCAAGCTAGAGGAAATGCTGAAGCAATTTTTCAATGA
- a CDS encoding cysteine desulfurase family protein, translating to MIYLDYAATTPMTEKAIAAYCEVAKRYYGNSSSLHDAGGQAQYFVEQARNVIAQALDRNKDGIIFTGSGTEGNILAILSLALASKKGKHIISSQAEHTSVHAALNTLEKMGYQITKLALQQDGCIDIKQLRAAICEETAVITIQHVNSEIGAIQPIEEIARIAEENNVFIHVDCVQSFCKLPLQAQVDAITVSAHKIGGPKGCGAVYINPKLQVPSLVPGVTHEKGLRGGTLDTPAIVAFATAVEEYHYKRSHYETLRQYLKETLPKSCKLIETKNQLPNICGVIMDKVEGQYVLLKLNEAGIGISTGSACDIHSDSGTKAILSMGYSVAAARQFFRISFGEDTSIEDLQKLSQTLLAIE from the coding sequence ATGATTTATTTAGATTACGCAGCAACAACACCAATGACAGAAAAGGCAATTGCCGCATATTGTGAGGTGGCGAAAAGATATTACGGCAACAGCTCAAGCTTGCATGATGCAGGGGGGCAAGCCCAATATTTCGTTGAACAAGCAAGAAATGTGATTGCACAAGCACTTGATAGAAATAAAGATGGGATTATTTTTACCGGCAGCGGAACGGAAGGCAATATATTGGCTATTTTGTCATTAGCCCTTGCCTCAAAGAAGGGCAAGCATATTATTTCATCACAAGCCGAGCATACATCTGTTCATGCGGCATTAAATACATTAGAAAAAATGGGCTATCAAATTACAAAGCTAGCTTTACAGCAAGATGGTTGTATTGATATCAAACAGTTACGTGCTGCTATTTGTGAGGAAACTGCTGTTATCACAATTCAGCATGTCAACTCGGAAATAGGTGCGATTCAGCCAATTGAAGAAATCGCACGCATTGCAGAAGAAAATAACGTATTCATCCATGTGGATTGTGTCCAATCATTTTGCAAATTGCCGTTACAAGCCCAAGTAGATGCGATTACTGTATCGGCACATAAAATTGGGGGACCTAAAGGCTGTGGAGCTGTTTATATTAACCCGAAGTTACAAGTACCATCATTAGTGCCAGGTGTTACGCATGAAAAAGGATTGCGTGGAGGCACATTAGATACACCTGCAATTGTGGCTTTTGCTACAGCAGTAGAGGAATATCATTACAAAAGAAGTCATTATGAAACCTTGCGTCAATACTTAAAAGAGACTTTACCAAAAAGCTGTAAATTAATTGAAACAAAAAATCAATTGCCCAATATTTGTGGTGTCATAATGGACAAGGTTGAAGGGCAATATGTGTTATTGAAGCTTAATGAAGCGGGGATTGGCATATCCACAGGGAGCGCCTGCGATATTCATAGTGATTCAGGCACGAAAGCTATTTTATCTATGGGTTACTCGGTGGCAGCTGCGCGTCAATTTTTTAGAATTTCTTTTGGAGAAGACACATCTATTGAAGATTTACAAAAGTTGAGTCAAACGCTTTTGGCAATTGAGTGA
- a CDS encoding nuclease-related domain-containing protein, translating to MKYKQLEAIMRRVASQCPDYHYFIEQHALAAAGIAGENEVFYFLQELAMPHQILRNFCLIDFAAHKHEMDFLIIFSSFILCLEVKNIAGQLNFDVEASQLLRTRADGVIERFPNPVAQLTRHIRFLSSLFPHIPIVGAVVIANRRAIIGSRRNTHIPIFHADYLHSFIESSLKQYTKPVLQINTFYEQLLARQAPVIKSFSFTLADLKKGVFCEKCSSKMHFVQDRFICSNCHHQDKFAHFQALADFRLLVDSKITNQKFRTLCEISSRYAAKRLLKYLPIIKQGRTTYYEIPEQIVTIAPHSPN from the coding sequence TTGAAGTACAAGCAACTTGAAGCTATTATGAGGAGGGTTGCTAGTCAATGTCCTGACTATCATTATTTTATAGAACAGCATGCCTTAGCTGCTGCTGGTATTGCAGGTGAGAATGAGGTTTTTTATTTTTTGCAAGAGCTGGCTATGCCTCATCAGATTTTGCGTAATTTTTGTTTAATTGATTTTGCAGCACATAAACATGAAATGGATTTTCTCATTATTTTTTCATCTTTCATTCTTTGTTTGGAGGTGAAAAACATAGCAGGGCAATTAAATTTTGATGTTGAGGCATCACAATTGCTACGAACTCGTGCTGATGGCGTTATCGAACGCTTTCCAAACCCTGTTGCCCAACTAACACGTCATATCCGTTTTCTGTCTTCTCTTTTTCCCCATATTCCTATTGTTGGTGCAGTAGTCATTGCAAACCGCCGCGCAATTATCGGTAGCCGACGAAATACACATATCCCCATCTTTCATGCAGATTACCTTCATAGCTTTATTGAGAGTAGCCTAAAGCAATATACTAAGCCCGTCCTCCAAATCAACACTTTTTATGAACAACTTCTAGCAAGGCAAGCCCCTGTAATAAAATCATTTTCGTTCACATTAGCAGATTTAAAAAAAGGTGTATTTTGTGAAAAATGTAGTTCTAAAATGCATTTTGTGCAAGATCGATTCATTTGCTCAAACTGTCACCATCAAGATAAATTTGCTCATTTTCAAGCATTAGCTGATTTTCGCTTATTAGTAGATTCGAAAATTACAAATCAGAAGTTTCGTACACTTTGTGAGATTTCCTCGAGATATGCAGCAAAGCGTTTGTTAAAATATTTACCTATAATCAAGCAAGGCAGAACTACTTATTACGAGATTCCTGAGCAAATTGTTACAATCGCCCCTCATTCGCCCAATTAG
- a CDS encoding tetratricopeptide repeat protein yields the protein MNQLQIALQLRKDNKLTESNKLFVQLAAQHPDDAYLQYQCAWSFDVLGEETQAVPYYEKAIQGELNAEDMANAYLGLGSTFRTLGKYQQSQETLSKAIALFPENQALQVFYAMTLYNLNEHSNAMELLLNCIANSSMDINIQKYKRAIQFYAEKLDETW from the coding sequence ATGAATCAACTACAAATCGCTCTACAACTTCGCAAAGACAACAAGCTTACCGAATCAAATAAATTGTTCGTGCAGCTAGCGGCACAGCACCCTGATGATGCTTATTTACAATATCAATGCGCTTGGAGCTTTGACGTTCTTGGTGAGGAGACACAGGCTGTTCCATACTATGAAAAGGCTATTCAAGGCGAATTAAATGCCGAAGACATGGCAAATGCCTATTTAGGACTTGGCAGCACATTTAGAACGCTTGGCAAATATCAACAATCACAAGAAACGCTAAGTAAAGCAATTGCATTATTCCCAGAAAATCAAGCACTTCAAGTGTTTTATGCGATGACATTATACAACTTGAATGAGCATTCAAACGCAATGGAGCTATTGTTAAACTGTATTGCTAACAGCTCTATGGATATTAACATTCAAAAATACAAAAGAGCTATTCAATTTTATGCAGAGAAATTAGATGAAACATGGTAA
- a CDS encoding MerR family transcriptional regulator: MKINELAKLSGVSTRTLRYYDEIGLLSPAMKNDAGYRIYSQKEIDLLQQILFYRALDMKLEQIKDIIHAPNFNVMDALECHRQQLLEKNAMIQQLLQTVDQTIEALQEGKNMSNEEKFKGFKEKMLQQNEEKFGEEIRQRYGNETVEASNKKWLNMTEQQFEEMGQLEQSLFERLREAMADGNPASELGQEVAELHKRWLMFSWKDYSKEAHAGLAAMYVADERFTAYYDERVTAGASQYLHDCIVAYATK; encoded by the coding sequence ATGAAAATTAATGAACTGGCAAAGCTATCGGGTGTAAGCACACGTACGTTGCGCTATTACGATGAAATTGGGCTGCTGTCTCCTGCGATGAAAAATGATGCCGGCTATCGAATTTATTCGCAGAAGGAGATTGACTTATTGCAGCAAATTTTGTTTTATCGGGCACTAGATATGAAGTTGGAGCAAATTAAAGACATCATTCATGCACCGAATTTTAATGTGATGGATGCATTAGAATGTCATCGTCAGCAATTGCTAGAGAAAAACGCAATGATTCAGCAATTGCTACAAACGGTGGATCAAACAATTGAAGCATTACAGGAGGGAAAAAATATGTCAAACGAAGAAAAATTCAAAGGCTTTAAAGAAAAAATGCTACAGCAAAATGAAGAGAAATTTGGCGAGGAAATTCGTCAACGCTACGGCAACGAAACGGTTGAGGCTTCCAATAAGAAGTGGTTGAATATGACGGAGCAGCAATTTGAAGAAATGGGGCAGCTAGAGCAAAGCCTATTTGAGCGCTTACGTGAGGCAATGGCAGATGGAAACCCAGCATCTGAATTAGGTCAGGAGGTTGCTGAATTGCACAAGCGTTGGTTAATGTTTTCTTGGAAGGATTACTCGAAGGAAGCACACGCAGGGTTAGCAGCAATGTATGTGGCAGATGAGCGTTTTACGGCATACTATGATGAGCGCGTGACAGCTGGCGCTTCACAGTATTTACATGATTGTATCGTAGCCTATGCGACGAAATAA
- a CDS encoding glycerol-3-phosphate dehydrogenase/oxidase, with protein MSSASALQRQQIIEELQGQEYDVLVIGGGITGCGVALDASARGLSVALVEMQDFAAGTSSRSTKLVHGGLRYLKQFEVKEVAELGKERAIVYENGPHVTTPVWMLLPFHKGGTFGKFSTNVGLRVYDFLAGVKRSERRSMLNAIQTRSKEPLVKTQGLLGGGVYVEYRTDDARLTIEVAKAAIAKGATLLNYTKAQQFIYDDNQKINGIVAQDVIGDESFTIRAKTVINAAGPWVDEVRKIEGAQQGKHLILSKGVHIVFDESKFPLRQAVYFDTPDGRMVFAIPRDGKTYVGTTDTFYKGDPRSMDIEQSDRDYLMEAIHYMFPKVQVTDADIESSWAGVRPLIHEDGKNPSEISRKDEVWTSASGLVTIAGGKLTGYRKMAETVLDMVVKELAPKLNKSIAPCSTKNIAISGGEIGGSRNLKAFLYKQTKKGIELGLTEQQSAYMAQHYGSNVDTVFAYMQDNDTALPAWLYAQLRYSIEHELVTHPNDFMIRRTGYMFFNIALVQQYKTEILNEMAKMLSWTAEQRQQYEEQLEQEITRATTAK; from the coding sequence ATGAGTTCAGCTTCAGCATTACAACGTCAACAAATTATTGAAGAATTGCAAGGTCAGGAATATGATGTATTAGTTATTGGTGGTGGGATTACAGGCTGTGGTGTTGCTTTAGATGCAAGTGCACGTGGCTTGTCTGTTGCTTTAGTAGAAATGCAGGATTTTGCGGCAGGGACTTCAAGTCGTTCAACAAAATTGGTGCATGGAGGGTTGCGTTATTTAAAGCAGTTTGAAGTGAAAGAGGTTGCCGAATTAGGGAAGGAGCGCGCAATTGTTTATGAAAATGGCCCACATGTAACAACGCCTGTTTGGATGCTATTGCCGTTTCATAAAGGCGGGACATTTGGTAAATTTTCAACGAATGTTGGCTTACGCGTCTATGATTTTTTAGCTGGTGTGAAGCGTTCTGAACGCCGTTCTATGTTAAATGCGATTCAAACTAGAAGCAAGGAACCATTAGTAAAAACGCAAGGGCTGCTTGGTGGCGGCGTTTATGTAGAATATCGGACAGATGATGCTCGCCTAACGATTGAAGTTGCAAAAGCAGCAATTGCTAAAGGCGCAACTTTATTAAATTATACAAAGGCACAGCAATTTATTTATGATGACAATCAAAAAATAAATGGCATTGTTGCACAGGATGTAATTGGTGATGAAAGCTTTACGATCCGTGCTAAAACGGTTATTAATGCAGCAGGCCCTTGGGTTGATGAAGTGCGAAAAATAGAGGGGGCACAGCAAGGCAAGCATTTAATTTTGTCTAAAGGTGTGCATATTGTTTTTGACGAATCAAAATTCCCGCTGCGTCAGGCGGTGTATTTTGACACGCCAGATGGTCGTATGGTATTTGCAATTCCACGAGATGGCAAAACATATGTAGGTACGACGGACACATTTTATAAAGGTGATCCACGTAGCATGGATATTGAGCAAAGTGACCGCGATTATTTAATGGAGGCTATTCATTATATGTTTCCGAAAGTGCAAGTGACAGATGCTGATATTGAATCAAGCTGGGCTGGTGTGCGTCCACTAATTCACGAGGATGGTAAAAACCCATCGGAAATTTCGCGCAAAGATGAAGTGTGGACATCGGCATCAGGGCTTGTAACAATAGCTGGGGGGAAGTTAACAGGCTATCGCAAAATGGCAGAAACGGTGCTTGATATGGTTGTCAAAGAGCTAGCGCCAAAATTAAATAAATCAATAGCACCATGCAGCACAAAAAACATTGCCATTTCAGGTGGAGAAATTGGTGGCTCGCGCAATTTGAAGGCATTTTTATATAAGCAAACAAAAAAAGGTATTGAGCTTGGTTTAACAGAGCAGCAATCTGCATATATGGCACAGCACTATGGCAGCAATGTAGATACAGTATTTGCTTATATGCAAGACAATGATACGGCATTACCAGCTTGGCTGTATGCACAGCTTCGCTATAGTATCGAGCATGAGCTAGTGACACACCCAAATGACTTTATGATTCGCCGTACAGGCTATATGTTCTTTAATATTGCGCTTGTACAACAATATAAAACAGAAATTTTAAACGAAATGGCAAAAATGCTTAGCTGGACAGCAGAACAGCGTCAACAGTATGAAGAACAGCTAGAGCAAGAAATAACAAGAGCAACAACAGCTAAGTAA
- a CDS encoding glycerol-3-phosphate responsive antiterminator, producing the protein MYFNGQKIIPAARTVKQFDEIMNSSFEYVVLLEVHISLLLSLKREAERFGKKLIIHADLIHGLKTDNFAADFLCNDIRPAGIISTRSNVLIKAKSRGIIAIQRVFLIDTIALEKSYTMIETAKPDYIELLPGIIPSMIAEIYERTQTPVITGGLIRSTEHIEQAISAGAIAITTSDKKLWENFKKMS; encoded by the coding sequence ATGTATTTTAATGGACAAAAAATTATTCCTGCAGCGCGCACTGTCAAGCAATTTGATGAAATAATGAATAGCTCCTTTGAGTATGTCGTATTGCTAGAGGTACATATAAGCTTGTTATTATCTTTGAAACGCGAGGCAGAGCGCTTTGGGAAGAAGTTAATTATTCATGCAGATTTAATTCATGGCTTGAAAACGGACAATTTTGCTGCAGATTTTCTATGTAATGATATTCGGCCAGCAGGCATTATTTCAACGCGCTCCAATGTGTTGATTAAGGCAAAATCGCGAGGCATTATTGCTATTCAACGAGTCTTTTTAATTGATACGATTGCGTTAGAGAAAAGCTATACGATGATTGAGACAGCGAAGCCTGATTATATTGAGCTATTACCAGGCATTATTCCATCCATGATTGCGGAAATTTATGAGCGCACGCAAACACCTGTCATTACTGGTGGTTTAATACGCTCTACAGAGCATATTGAGCAAGCAATTTCAGCAGGGGCAATTGCCATTACAACGTCTGATAAAAAATTATGGGAAAATTTCAAAAAAATGAGTTGA
- a CDS encoding MIP/aquaporin family protein yields MSTFTAELIGTMILILFGGGVVAGALLYKSKGNGGGWVVITFAWGLAVAMAAYAVGGISGAHLNPALTIALATIGDFPWADVPLYIVAQMLGAMLGATLVYFMYLPHWKGTEDADAKLAVFSTMPAIKHPLSNLISEIIGTFILVLGILALGTNTITDGLNPFLVGMLIVVIGMALGGPTGYAINPARDLGPRIAHFFLPIPGKRDSGWSYAWVPVVGPIIGGAFGALFFQQLFEGKNSVAFWVLAVVIVAIFAGAQATVKNVRD; encoded by the coding sequence ATGTCTACATTTACGGCAGAGCTGATTGGCACGATGATTCTTATTTTGTTTGGTGGAGGCGTTGTGGCAGGGGCATTATTGTACAAATCGAAAGGAAATGGCGGCGGCTGGGTTGTTATCACATTTGCATGGGGCTTAGCGGTTGCAATGGCTGCTTATGCAGTAGGAGGAATTAGCGGAGCGCACTTAAATCCAGCATTAACGATTGCATTAGCAACAATTGGAGATTTCCCATGGGCAGATGTGCCTCTTTACATCGTGGCACAAATGCTAGGCGCTATGTTAGGGGCAACATTAGTGTACTTCATGTATTTACCGCATTGGAAAGGTACAGAGGATGCGGATGCTAAACTGGCTGTATTCTCGACAATGCCAGCAATTAAACATCCGTTATCAAATTTGATTTCAGAAATCATCGGTACATTTATTCTTGTTTTAGGTATTTTAGCATTAGGTACAAATACGATTACAGATGGTTTAAATCCATTTTTAGTCGGTATGTTAATCGTTGTTATTGGTATGGCACTTGGTGGTCCAACTGGATATGCAATTAATCCAGCACGTGATTTAGGCCCGCGTATTGCACACTTTTTCTTACCAATTCCAGGTAAGCGTGATTCAGGTTGGTCATATGCATGGGTTCCAGTAGTTGGTCCAATTATTGGAGGCGCTTTCGGTGCATTATTTTTCCAGCAACTATTCGAAGGTAAAAACAGCGTAGCATTTTGGGTTTTAGCGGTTGTCATTGTGGCAATTTTCGCAGGTGCACAAGCGACAGTAAAAAATGTACGTGATTAA
- the glpK gene encoding glycerol kinase GlpK, producing MTEKKYILALDQGTTSSRAMLFDENGNIVHTAQQEFHQYFPQAGWVEHNAEEIWSSILSCIATVLTEKGIESKHIAGIGITNQRETTVVWNKHTGKPVYNAIVWQSRQTNAICEELKENGYNDLFRDKTGLLIDAYFSGTKVKWILDNVEGARTQAEAGDLLFGTIDTWLIWKLSGGKVHVTDYSNASRTLMYNIYDLKWDEELLEILNVPAAMLPEVRPSSEVYGYTEESLFFGAAVPIAGAAGDQQAALFGQACFEEGMVKNTYGTGCFMLMNTGEKAVKSSNGLLTTLAWGLDGKVTYALEGSIFVAGSAIQWLRDGLRMFRSAAESEQYAERVESTEGVYVVPAFVGLGTPYWDSDVRGAVFGLTRGTSKEHFVRATLESLAYQTKDVLSAMEADANIPLAKLRVDGGAVANNFLMQFQADLLNVPVDRPVINETTALGAAYLAGLAVGYWQSTEDIGKYWNLDRQFTPDMDEAHRATIYGGWKKAVAAAQAFK from the coding sequence ATGACAGAGAAAAAATATATTTTAGCGTTAGATCAGGGGACAACAAGCTCACGCGCGATGCTGTTTGATGAAAACGGTAACATTGTACACACAGCACAGCAAGAGTTTCATCAATACTTCCCACAAGCAGGCTGGGTAGAGCACAATGCAGAGGAAATTTGGTCATCCATTTTATCTTGTATTGCTACAGTATTAACTGAAAAAGGTATTGAATCGAAGCACATTGCCGGAATCGGTATTACGAACCAGCGCGAAACGACAGTTGTTTGGAATAAGCATACAGGTAAGCCGGTTTACAATGCGATTGTATGGCAATCACGCCAAACAAATGCGATTTGTGAGGAATTGAAAGAAAACGGTTACAATGATTTGTTCCGTGATAAAACAGGTTTATTAATTGATGCGTACTTCTCTGGTACGAAGGTAAAATGGATTCTAGATAATGTAGAAGGTGCTCGTACGCAAGCGGAGGCAGGCGATTTATTATTCGGTACAATTGATACGTGGTTGATTTGGAAGCTATCTGGTGGCAAAGTGCACGTAACAGATTACTCCAACGCTTCTCGTACATTAATGTACAATATTTATGATTTAAAATGGGATGAGGAATTGCTAGAAATTTTAAATGTGCCAGCTGCGATGCTGCCAGAGGTACGCCCATCTTCTGAAGTGTATGGCTATACAGAGGAATCATTATTCTTCGGCGCTGCCGTACCAATCGCAGGTGCAGCCGGTGACCAGCAAGCAGCGTTATTCGGTCAGGCATGCTTCGAGGAAGGTATGGTGAAAAACACATATGGCACAGGCTGCTTTATGCTAATGAATACAGGTGAAAAAGCGGTGAAATCGAGCAATGGCTTGTTAACGACACTTGCATGGGGCTTAGATGGCAAAGTGACATATGCGTTAGAAGGTAGTATTTTCGTAGCGGGCTCTGCGATTCAATGGTTGCGTGATGGCTTGCGCATGTTCCGCTCGGCTGCTGAGTCAGAACAATATGCAGAGCGCGTAGAGTCAACAGAGGGTGTCTATGTTGTTCCTGCATTCGTCGGGCTAGGCACGCCTTATTGGGATTCAGATGTACGTGGTGCAGTGTTCGGCTTAACACGTGGTACATCAAAGGAGCATTTCGTACGTGCAACGCTTGAATCATTAGCCTATCAAACGAAGGATGTATTAAGTGCGATGGAGGCGGATGCCAATATTCCATTAGCAAAGCTACGTGTTGATGGTGGTGCAGTAGCAAATAACTTCTTAATGCAATTCCAAGCAGATTTATTAAATGTGCCTGTTGACCGACCTGTTATTAATGAGACAACAGCTTTAGGTGCAGCATACTTAGCAGGGCTTGCAGTAGGCTACTGGCAATCGACAGAGGACATCGGCAAGTATTGGAATTTAGACCGTCAATTCACACCAGATATGGATGAGGCACACCGTGCAACAATTTATGGTGGCTGGAAAAAGGCTGTGGCGGCAGCACAGGCTTTTAAATAA
- a CDS encoding 1,4-dihydroxy-2-naphthoate polyprenyltransferase, which translates to MTKVIEADRGFQVWWHLTRPHTLTASFAPVFLGTAIAATISQHDINFLLFFAMLIASMLIQAATNMFNEYYDYKLGLDNENSVGIGGTIVRHGVAPKTIMMIALSFYGIALLLGIYICAVSSWWLAIVGLACMLIGYLYTGGPIPIAYTPFGELVSGAVMGMGIVLIAFFIQTGTVTLEAVLLSVPSMILVGGIMLSNNIRDIVGDTEGGRKTMAILVGRDHAVTILSLFFIVSYLWIIGLVVIDDISAWSLLVVLSLPMPLKAIAVFRAHKAPKDVMPAMKFTAQTNTFFVFLLGVGLLVGYFL; encoded by the coding sequence TTGACGAAGGTAATTGAGGCAGATCGGGGCTTTCAAGTATGGTGGCATTTAACGCGTCCACATACATTAACAGCTTCATTCGCTCCAGTATTTTTAGGAACGGCGATTGCTGCCACTATTTCACAGCATGACATTAACTTTTTGTTATTTTTCGCCATGCTAATTGCCAGCATGTTAATTCAAGCGGCAACAAATATGTTTAATGAATATTATGATTATAAACTTGGGCTAGACAACGAAAATTCTGTCGGCATAGGCGGCACAATTGTGCGGCACGGTGTCGCACCAAAAACGATTATGATGATTGCTCTTAGCTTTTACGGCATTGCGCTATTACTCGGTATTTATATTTGCGCTGTCTCCTCTTGGTGGCTTGCTATTGTAGGGCTTGCTTGCATGCTGATTGGCTATTTGTACACAGGTGGTCCAATTCCAATTGCCTATACACCTTTTGGAGAGCTTGTATCAGGCGCAGTGATGGGCATGGGCATTGTCCTGATTGCTTTCTTCATTCAAACAGGCACTGTGACATTAGAGGCGGTACTGCTATCTGTGCCAAGCATGATTTTAGTTGGTGGCATTATGCTATCCAACAATATTCGTGACATCGTTGGCGATACAGAGGGCGGACGCAAAACAATGGCCATTTTAGTTGGGCGTGACCATGCTGTAACGATTTTATCGCTATTTTTCATCGTTTCTTATTTATGGATAATCGGACTTGTTGTTATTGATGATATTTCGGCATGGTCGCTGCTTGTTGTATTAAGCCTACCGATGCCATTAAAAGCAATTGCTGTATTTAGAGCGCACAAAGCACCGAAAGATGTTATGCCTGCAATGAAATTCACAGCACAAACGAACACGTTTTTTGTCTTTTTACTAGGTGTTGGATTGCTCGTAGGTTATTTTTTATAG